In Thiohalobacter sp., the following proteins share a genomic window:
- a CDS encoding D-alanyl-D-alanine carboxypeptidase family protein, with product MRSILLSCLWLLASAALAAPLPVPRAPDVGARGYILEDFHSGRVLAEKAADERMEPASITKLMAAYVIFKELAAGSLNLDDEVTVSERAWRMPGSRMFIEVGKKVPVRDLLKGMIIQSGNDATVALAQHVAGSEATFAEYMNRYARELGLAGSHFTNATGLPDPNHYMTARDIAKLARALIREFPEYYAWYSEKSFTWNGITQQNRNRLLWRDPSVDGIKTGHTESAGYCLVTSAEREGMRLISVVLGTASEEARANASQALLNYGFRFFETHRLYDAGTRLTEARVWKGEREQLPLGLAETLYITIPRGRYKDLDATMQLPGRLVAPVTEGTPYGSVQIRLDGELVAEAPLVALESIGEGSLWQRLRDEALLYVEDW from the coding sequence ATGCGTTCCATTCTGCTGTCGTGCCTGTGGCTGCTCGCCAGCGCCGCACTCGCCGCCCCCCTGCCCGTGCCCAGGGCTCCGGATGTGGGCGCCCGCGGCTACATTCTCGAGGACTTCCACAGCGGCCGCGTACTCGCCGAGAAGGCCGCCGACGAACGCATGGAGCCGGCCAGCATCACCAAGCTGATGGCTGCCTATGTGATCTTCAAGGAACTGGCCGCCGGCTCGCTCAACCTGGACGACGAGGTCACGGTCAGTGAGCGCGCCTGGCGCATGCCCGGCTCGCGCATGTTCATCGAGGTCGGCAAGAAGGTGCCGGTGCGCGACCTGCTCAAGGGCATGATCATCCAGAGCGGCAACGATGCCACCGTCGCCCTGGCCCAGCACGTCGCCGGCAGCGAGGCCACCTTCGCCGAATACATGAACCGCTACGCCCGGGAACTGGGCCTGGCCGGCAGCCACTTCACCAACGCCACCGGGCTCCCGGACCCGAATCACTACATGACCGCCCGCGACATCGCGAAACTGGCCCGGGCGCTGATCCGCGAGTTCCCCGAGTACTACGCCTGGTATTCGGAAAAGTCCTTCACCTGGAACGGCATCACCCAGCAGAACCGCAACCGGCTGCTGTGGCGCGACCCTTCGGTGGACGGCATCAAGACCGGTCACACCGAGTCGGCCGGTTACTGCCTGGTCACCTCGGCCGAGCGCGAGGGCATGCGGCTGATCTCGGTGGTGCTGGGCACCGCCAGCGAGGAGGCGCGCGCCAATGCCTCGCAGGCCCTGCTCAACTACGGCTTTCGCTTCTTCGAGACCCACAGGCTCTACGATGCCGGCACCCGCCTGACCGAGGCACGGGTATGGAAGGGCGAGCGCGAACAGTTGCCGCTGGGTCTGGCCGAGACGCTCTACATCACCATCCCGCGCGGGCGCTACAAGGACCTCGATGCCACGATGCAGCTGCCGGGCCGGCTCGTCGCACCCGTCACCGAAGGCACGCCCTACGGCAGCGTGCAGATCCGGCTGGATGGTGAACTGGTGGCAGAGGCGCCACTGGTGGCGCTGGAGTCCATCGGCGAGGGCTCGTTGTGGCAGCGGCTGCGCGACGAGGCACTGCTGTACGTCGAAGACTGGTGA
- a CDS encoding D-amino acid aminotransferase: MTDVYLNGQFLPLDEACIPVLDRGFLFGDGVYEVIPAYGRRLFRLHEHLQRLQRSLSEVRIPEPLDETGWAGVLQRLVDRNEGEDQSVYLQVTRGVLPKRDHAFGGQDIHPTVFAMSTPLNPPDPAIAEQGVAAVTLDDIRWQSCHIKAITLLPNVLLRQQAIDAGAAEAILIRQGQATEGAASNLFVVRDGVIETPPKGPLLLPGITRDLVLELATAQGLPAREADIPVERLRDADEVWLTSSTREIVPVTRLDGVPVGDGQPGPVFRRMHRLYQDYKDAVRRGEAD; this comes from the coding sequence ATGACCGACGTCTATCTGAACGGCCAGTTCCTGCCCCTCGACGAGGCCTGCATCCCGGTGCTGGACCGCGGCTTCCTGTTCGGCGACGGCGTCTACGAAGTCATCCCGGCCTATGGCCGCCGCCTGTTCCGCCTGCACGAACACCTGCAGCGGCTCCAGCGCAGCCTGAGCGAGGTGCGCATTCCCGAACCGCTCGACGAGACCGGCTGGGCCGGGGTGCTGCAACGCCTGGTGGATCGCAACGAGGGCGAGGACCAGTCGGTCTATCTGCAGGTGACCCGTGGCGTGCTGCCGAAACGTGACCACGCCTTCGGCGGCCAGGACATCCACCCCACGGTGTTCGCCATGAGCACGCCGCTGAACCCGCCCGATCCGGCCATCGCCGAACAGGGTGTCGCCGCCGTCACCCTCGACGACATCCGCTGGCAGTCCTGCCACATCAAGGCCATCACCCTGCTGCCCAACGTGCTGCTGCGCCAGCAGGCCATCGATGCCGGCGCCGCCGAGGCCATCCTGATCCGTCAGGGCCAGGCCACCGAGGGGGCGGCCAGCAACCTGTTCGTGGTTCGCGACGGGGTGATCGAGACGCCGCCCAAGGGTCCGCTGCTGCTGCCGGGCATCACCCGCGACCTGGTGCTGGAGCTGGCCACGGCACAGGGGTTGCCGGCCCGCGAGGCGGACATCCCCGTGGAACGGCTGCGTGATGCCGACGAGGTCTGGCTCACCAGCTCCACCCGCGAGATCGTGCCGGTCACCCGACTCGACGGTGTGCCGGTCGGCGACGGCCAGCCCGGCCCGGTTTTCCGCCGGATGCACCGCCTCTACCAGGACTACAAGGACGCCGTGCGCCGCGGGGAGGCCGACTGA
- a CDS encoding YbeD family protein: MNDTDELFDFPCDFPVKVMGRQDASFEAHVVMIARRHFPDLGEGAVRSRASRNGNYLAVTVTVRAENRAQLDAFYRELTADAAVLMVL; encoded by the coding sequence ATGAACGACACCGACGAGCTGTTCGATTTCCCCTGCGATTTTCCGGTCAAGGTGATGGGCCGGCAGGACGCGTCCTTCGAGGCCCATGTGGTGATGATCGCCCGCCGCCACTTCCCCGATCTCGGCGAGGGCGCCGTGCGTTCGCGCGCCAGCCGCAACGGCAACTACCTGGCCGTGACCGTCACCGTGCGCGCCGAGAACCGGGCCCAGCTCGATGCCTTCTACCGCGAGCTGACCGCCGATGCCGCGGTGCTGATGGTGCTCTGA
- the lipB gene encoding lipoyl(octanoyl) transferase LipB: protein MSRPPPLRLRRPGRAAYEPTWRAMQDFTAERTPDTPDQLWLLEHPPVYTLGLNAKPEHLLDPGNIPVVAIDRGGQVTYHGPGQLVAYTLFDIGRRGMGVQTLVRELEQAVIDLLAEAGVTARARRDAPGVYVDDAKIAALGLRVKRGRSYHGLALNVDLDLEPFSRINPCGHPGMAVTRLADLGIGYDVEAAGTRLARHLAERLGYRLETVE, encoded by the coding sequence ATGTCCCGGCCCCCGCCCCTGCGGCTGCGCCGGCCGGGCCGGGCGGCCTACGAACCGACCTGGCGCGCCATGCAGGACTTCACCGCAGAGCGCACCCCGGACACCCCGGACCAGCTCTGGCTGCTCGAACACCCGCCGGTCTACACCCTCGGCCTGAATGCCAAGCCCGAGCACCTGCTCGATCCCGGCAACATCCCCGTGGTCGCCATCGACCGTGGCGGCCAGGTGACCTACCACGGCCCCGGCCAGCTGGTGGCCTATACCCTGTTCGACATCGGCCGCCGCGGCATGGGCGTGCAGACCCTGGTCCGCGAGCTCGAACAGGCCGTCATCGACCTGCTGGCCGAGGCCGGCGTCACCGCCCGTGCCCGCCGCGACGCCCCCGGTGTCTATGTCGACGACGCCAAGATCGCCGCTCTCGGCCTGCGCGTGAAGCGTGGCCGCAGTTACCATGGTCTCGCCCTCAACGTCGATCTCGACCTCGAGCCCTTCAGCCGCATCAACCCCTGCGGCCACCCCGGCATGGCCGTCACCCGCCTCGCCGATCTGGGCATCGGCTACGATGTCGAGGCAGCCGGCACGCGGCTTGCGCGGCACCTGGCGGAACGACTCGGTTACCGGCTGGAGACGGTCGAGTGA
- the lipA gene encoding lipoyl synthase yields MSDSDLKHQRGAAKTARIPVKIEPTVRPPRKPHWIRARSPASPEVQRLKRVLREARLHTVCEEASCPNLGECFGHGTATFMIMGDICTRRCPFCDVAHGRPDPLDADEPFNLARTIRAMGLNYVVITSVDRDDLRDGGAAHFVACIQAVREHSPETRIEVLVPDFRGRMDRALDIFRAAPPDVFNHNLETVPRLYRKARPGADYAWSLKLLQRFREAHPGVPTKSGLMLGIGETLEEVEAVMRDLRAHDVDMLTLGQYLQPSLHHLPVERFVTPEEFDALADTARDLGFQQVASGPMVRSSYHADQQAAGLAGD; encoded by the coding sequence ATGTCCGATTCCGACCTCAAGCACCAGCGCGGCGCGGCCAAGACGGCGCGCATCCCGGTCAAGATCGAGCCGACGGTGCGGCCGCCGCGCAAGCCGCACTGGATCCGGGCCCGCTCGCCCGCCAGCCCCGAAGTGCAGCGCCTGAAGCGGGTGCTGCGCGAGGCGCGGCTGCACACGGTCTGCGAGGAGGCCTCCTGCCCCAACCTCGGCGAATGCTTCGGCCATGGCACCGCGACCTTCATGATCATGGGCGACATCTGCACCCGCCGCTGTCCCTTCTGCGACGTGGCCCATGGCCGTCCCGATCCGCTGGATGCCGACGAGCCGTTCAACCTGGCGCGCACCATTCGTGCCATGGGGCTGAACTACGTGGTCATCACCTCGGTGGACCGGGACGATCTGCGCGACGGCGGCGCCGCCCATTTCGTGGCCTGCATCCAGGCGGTGCGCGAGCACAGCCCGGAGACCCGCATCGAGGTGCTGGTGCCGGACTTCCGCGGCCGCATGGACCGGGCACTCGATATCTTCCGCGCCGCGCCGCCGGACGTGTTCAACCACAACCTGGAAACGGTGCCCCGCCTGTACCGCAAGGCGCGCCCGGGCGCCGACTATGCCTGGTCGCTGAAACTGCTCCAGCGTTTTCGTGAAGCGCACCCCGGCGTGCCGACCAAGTCGGGCCTGATGCTGGGTATCGGCGAAACCCTGGAGGAAGTCGAGGCGGTGATGCGCGACCTGCGCGCCCACGATGTGGACATGCTCACCCTCGGCCAGTACCTGCAGCCCAGCCTGCACCACCTGCCGGTGGAACGCTTCGTCACCCCCGAGGAATTCGACGCCCTGGCCGACACCGCCCGCGACCTTGGCTTCCAGCAGGTGGCCAGCGGCCCCATGGTGCGCTCCTCCTACCACGCCGACCAGCAGGCCGCCGGGCTGGCCGGCGATTGA
- a CDS encoding M14 family metallopeptidase produces MKTGLQQLDAVPEGLLDAAPENLQSLLGGPTLLHLPGRRPEPLFVSVLLHGNETTGFLALQAVLRDYRDRELPRALSIFFGNVAAAAAGLRRLEGQPDYNRVWPGGEGAGTPEHALMAAVVREMEGRHPFAAIDVHNNTGTNPHYACVNRIDHRYLHLATLFSRTVVYFTRPRGVAAMAMGNLCPSVTVECGKPGQPHGTEHVRAFLDAALHLSDIPVHPVALHDIDLFHTVLILKVAEECRFGFGGSDAGADLDFLPDLDRMNFRELPPGTCLARVRGGRLDCLQAWDERGRDRVADYFAVEQGELRTRRAVMPSMFTLDERVVRQDCLGYLMERYELVAPDEALP; encoded by the coding sequence GTGAAAACAGGCCTGCAACAACTCGATGCCGTGCCCGAAGGGCTGCTGGATGCCGCACCGGAGAACCTGCAGTCGCTGCTGGGCGGGCCAACGCTGCTGCATCTGCCCGGCCGCCGCCCCGAGCCGCTGTTCGTCTCGGTGTTGCTGCACGGCAACGAAACCACCGGCTTTCTTGCCCTGCAGGCGGTGCTGCGCGACTATCGGGACCGCGAGCTGCCGCGGGCGCTCAGCATCTTCTTCGGCAATGTTGCGGCTGCTGCCGCGGGCCTGCGGCGGCTGGAAGGGCAGCCCGACTACAACCGGGTCTGGCCCGGGGGTGAGGGCGCGGGCACGCCCGAGCACGCGCTGATGGCGGCGGTGGTCAGAGAGATGGAAGGGCGTCATCCCTTCGCCGCCATCGACGTGCACAACAATACCGGCACCAATCCCCATTACGCCTGCGTCAACCGCATCGATCATCGCTACCTGCACCTGGCCACGCTGTTCTCGCGCACGGTGGTGTATTTCACCCGCCCGCGCGGCGTGGCCGCCATGGCCATGGGCAACCTGTGTCCTTCGGTCACGGTGGAATGCGGCAAGCCGGGGCAGCCCCATGGTACCGAGCATGTGCGCGCGTTCCTCGATGCCGCGCTGCACCTCTCGGATATCCCGGTGCACCCCGTTGCCCTGCACGACATCGACCTGTTCCACACCGTGCTCATCCTCAAGGTCGCCGAGGAGTGCCGCTTCGGTTTCGGCGGCAGCGATGCCGGCGCCGACCTCGACTTTCTGCCGGACCTCGACCGCATGAACTTTCGCGAACTGCCGCCCGGCACCTGCCTGGCGCGGGTTCGGGGCGGTCGGCTGGACTGTCTGCAGGCCTGGGACGAGCGGGGCCGCGACCGGGTGGCGGACTATTTCGCCGTCGAGCAGGGCGAGCTGCGCACCCGGCGGGCAGTCATGCCGTCCATGTTCACCCTGGATGAACGGGTGGTGCGCCAGGACTGCCTGGGCTACCTGATGGAGCGTTACGAACTGGTCGCGCCCGACGAGGCGCTGCCCTGA
- a CDS encoding peroxiredoxin-like family protein, translating into MPSDIHISAHGAQAPDSLQAELDALYKRFVREAPAAVTEAIREAMKQMADSGVAETCLREGMRPLDFSLPDQHRQMVTLSELLAQGPVVISFFRGGWCPYCSLELKHLQQIDPQIRALRARLIALSPQTIEQNRETADRLGIEFPLLSDGGNRVASLFGLVFDLPEMLRPIYRNYGIDLPQFNDTDGYELPIAATYVLDETGLIRLAFADTDYTRRLEPREVLDCLAGLRTG; encoded by the coding sequence ATGCCGTCCGATATCCACATCAGCGCCCACGGCGCACAGGCGCCCGACAGCCTGCAGGCGGAACTGGACGCCCTGTACAAGCGCTTCGTGCGCGAGGCGCCGGCGGCCGTCACCGAGGCCATCCGTGAGGCAATGAAGCAGATGGCCGACTCGGGCGTGGCGGAAACCTGCCTGCGCGAGGGCATGCGCCCCCTGGATTTCAGCCTGCCCGACCAGCACCGGCAGATGGTGACGCTGTCGGAACTGCTGGCGCAGGGCCCGGTGGTGATCTCCTTCTTCCGCGGCGGCTGGTGCCCCTACTGCAGCCTGGAACTCAAGCATCTGCAACAGATCGATCCGCAGATCCGCGCCCTGAGGGCCCGCCTGATCGCCCTGTCGCCGCAGACCATCGAGCAGAACCGGGAAACGGCAGACCGCCTGGGCATCGAGTTCCCGCTGCTCTCCGACGGCGGCAACCGGGTGGCGTCACTGTTCGGCCTGGTGTTCGACCTGCCGGAGATGCTGCGCCCCATCTATCGCAACTACGGTATCGACCTGCCGCAGTTCAACGATACGGACGGGTACGAACTGCCCATAGCGGCAACCTACGTGCTCGACGAAACCGGGCTGATCCGGCTGGCCTTCGCCGACACCGACTATACGCGGCGCCTGGAACCGCGGGAGGTCCTCGACTGCCTGGCCGGCCTGCGCACCGGATGA